Proteins encoded by one window of Carassius carassius chromosome 30, fCarCar2.1, whole genome shotgun sequence:
- the LOC132111177 gene encoding complement factor D-like, translating into MNRLIFAAFLLYAASQTGECITGGQEAVAHSYPYMASLQWNGKHECGGFLISRQWVMSAAHCFKDGRTSDVKVVLGAHSLSDAEGTKQTFKATAVYNHPNFQISNYDNDIALLKLDKPITESNAVKPVKFQREGGFDPEKDADVKTVGWGSLNNLGGRPDKLQELTIKVMERWLCGRGDYYGTKFTNNMLCAAERRKDTCDGDSGGPLLYKDIAVGITSNGGKKCGSAKKPGLYTIISHYTKWIYSKITQ; encoded by the exons ATGAATAGACTGATATTTGCCGCTTTTCTGCTTTATGCAGCATCTCAAACTG GTGAATGCATCACAGGAGGACAAGAGGCTGTAGCACACTCTTATCCGTACATGGCTTCACTTCAGTGGAATGGAAAACATGAGTGCGGTGGCTTTCTGATCTCCAGGCAGTGGGTGATGAGTGCAGCACACTGCTTTAAGGATGG GAGAACATCTGATGTCAAGGTTGTGTtgggtgctcactctctttcagATGCTGAGGGCACTAAACAAACCTTTAAAGCTACTGCAGTCTACAACCATCCTAATTTCCAGATAAGCAACTATGACAATGATATTGCCCTCCTCAAG CTGGATAAGCCAATCACTGAGAGCAATGCAGTGAAACCAGTGAAATTCCAGCGTGAAGGTGGGTTTGACCCAGAAAAGGATGCTGATGTGAAAACAGTTGGGTGGGGTTCCTTGAACAACCTGGGAGGACGACCAGACAAACTGCAAGAGCTCACTATCAAAGTCATGGAACGATGGCTCTGTGGCCGCGGTGACTACTATGGAACAAAGTTCACAAATAACATGCTCTGTGCTGCAGAAAGACGAAAGGACACCTGTGAT GGTGACTCCGGAGGTCCTCTCTTATACAAGGACATTGCTGTGGGAATAACCTCTAATGGAGGGAAGAAATGTGGTTCCGCCAAAAAGCCTGGACTCTACACAATCATCTCCCACTACACTAAGTGGATTTACAGTAAAATCACCCagtaa